TGCAATACTTAGAGGAAACTACTCACTTATGAAAGGAACGAAGATGGAGACTAGAATTTCGtcggagaaagaagaagaaacgaagCGGTTCTCGATTCTAGAGAGTTGAGACCCGAGAAATAAGAGGGAGAGAGGACGTCTACGGAGAGATTAATGGATTCTTGATTTAGACGAAGGAGGACGACGAAGAAAGCCACAACGCACGGAGGCTAGGGTTTCGTCGCAATCGCAAGAGAGAAGCCGGAGAGGAACGAGACGGGATTTAGATTTAGgtggagagggagagagacaaAACGCTTCGTTTAGAGAATAGGATCCGGTTCAGTTTGGTTGGGTCGGGTAGAGCAGGTCGGGTTGGTAATAAGTTGGTTTCATTAAGGTCCCTAGCGTCTTTAACCACGTTTTACtcgattttatatttaaaaaaaaaataaaaaatatatttttttttattacggGGTGAATTCAGCATTTCTAATGGAAAGGGAGGGGCATTTCGTGTTAAAGTCCGGTATGTTTGAAAGATCTCTTTCTGGAAAGCTTTGATCATTTATCTTCTCAATCCATCCTTAACCGTTTGTGTTCCTTTATACGATCTGAAAGACGGATAATTTTCTTCGGTGTTTCCAGAATCGTCGATTTGGACGAAGagaccttttgtttttttttaataaagacaTGACTTTCTGTCTTTTCTTTCTCGATAACTTAATTATGCAGAacacaattttaaaatcaattgtAAACATTGGATATATTCGGGCTTAGCTAAAATGTTTGTCTGAAGCCCACTTCATGTTTTACAAATGAGAAAAAGACAATGGTcaataaatttaaactatatgAATTATAAGCCCAATATTAATTAATGAGATGGAATTTTCGTTTTGAATCCATTagaaagtatataataaatttaatatgatatcaaaccaaataaatatatatttgtatggcTGAGTATGATTAGTATTTCtgttataattattttcatttagttATTGTTCCAAATGAAAAACACATGTATAAAATTGATTcaccaaaattaaatttttaaggAGTGcagtaataaacaaattaaaataatcaacataaaatacaaatattttcatccaaacataaaaatatatattcatttttgtATAACATTAcaaattagaataaattaaaaatttaccaaGAACCAATACAGCAtacaaaatatccaaaattaatCAGATAAAAGCATATAAGCTCCAatccatatatatatctttaaacttaaaacacaaaaacacaaccgaattaaaacaaataatcCCGCGCTTTccaaagcgcgggtcaaaatctagtgtatCTTTATAGTATTAGTTTTTTAACGagtaaaatatatcaaaataataacCTTAAATTTTACTACCTTATGTCAAcaagataaatgaaaagatgTATAATTTACGAAAACAAAATACGATGATTGTACATGAGCAATCCGTGTAATAAGCATATTCCCTTCTTTATTACGTGTGCATGGTACCTGAGTGATTTATAAGACGTTGGAATACTCCTTACATTTTCAGTGCGGACTGAAAAAACATTCTACTATAATCTTCATTTCTgagcaatatattaaaactacTTCTTTTTAATACTGATTCATTCAAACGAGGCAAATTGATTGGTGCTTACGGAAACTTAAAACAGAaccaagaaattaaaaataagatatgTCAAAGTGGCTACTGAGCACCATAAGGCATCAGCCAAAACAAAGGACGAATATGACATCTAACCATAATAAGGCAAAGGTCAGAGAAAGGATTTCCATAAGTTAAAACCGGCGCTAAATCTGTTGTGTTCTTCTTTATTATAGAGGAGAGCATATCAAATGGGACCAGACCTTTACATATAATTGGTATATGATGTCCTTAGTGACACTATTTGTTATTTAAGAAGCTACAAAGTTCTCTGTCGGCTCCACGAAAACGCAAACACCAAGAATCTATGAGTTGCAGTAGGCTGTAGATGTCACTGAAGAGAACATGATACATCGGCTAGTTATCTAGGGAGCGTAGAGCGTTTCGGATCTCTAGAGAGGAGAATTATATGATCACCCTTTTCAGGTGtagaattttcataattttgatggcCCAATGTAACAATCTGTGTGTCATATGGTAACAATCTGTATCTCATGGTGGATTGACGAAATAACTGATGTTAATTCAAAacaattttcttgatttttattatttgtaaatttaGACCATTTCCAATGGTTCACCGTATTTTTCAGTCTAAAATATAgtaactttataatagagttgtGATATAATACAATGGTACTttttttagagtgaaaaataaaatgatgaacaaaaaaaacaacttacactatatatagaataaaccaattttttactcttttataaaatgaaaaataaagtattattgaaatatttttactataaactttattttaaaatggaaaatagagtgtggttggagatgctctaaacaACATGTGTGTTATGTGGTTATGTGCGTTGATTAGAgtgattttcttttgtttattttgattACGTTGGATAAATTTAGAAACGTTTCCGGATATCTTTTTAGAAATTGAGGATGAAGTCATCAATCTCTATTGAATTATGCGAGGAAGCGGCTAAAGAGGCATGCATGCATAtgtcctatttttttttttattttttttttgtgaggaAGCGGCTAAAGAGGCATGCTATGTTCTATCTTTTTTTCCACTAAAATGTTATATTCTATCTTATTGGAAAGCCGGTTGATCTTACGAAATATATAAAACCTCAAAGCAATGATATAATTATGTAAATGCATATGTAATATGTTCTATCTTACGAGCAAGCCGGCCCAACATGTTTCACAAATTCGGTAAGAACACATTTATCGCGGTTTTCAAATCCGCGTTTTTaggtgttttttatttaaaaaaaaaaaacaaaattagctAATTAAGGTGAAAACGTCTCTTAATCAAAAGCGCTACTGACGGGGTTTCACGGGGCACGTGTCATTCTTGCaccatctctctctttctctctcaacCGTCtcgtcttctctctttctctcgaaGCGAAACCGAAGGCGAAACCGAAGGCGAAATGGTGATCTCTCCGCCACGATGATATCTCCTTGTCGACGGCATCAGTCGGAGTCTCTATCGGTGGAATcgtcgcctctctctctctggtcgACGAATCCGCGTCTCCCTCGCTCTCTTCGACGAttccacctctctctctctttctctctctcgatctcgtCGATGAATCCACGTCTTTGTCGCTCTCTTCGACGaatccgcctctctctctctcgatctcgtCGATGAATCCGCGTCTCCGTCGCTCTCTTCGACGATTCCACCTCCCTCTCGATCTCCTCGACGCCTCCGCGTATCTCTCGCTCTCCACGATGGTTCACCGAGATCAAGCTTCactccccctctctctctccggcCCGTGGCTATCCTCGACGAAAtcaaaccaaaagtaaaagctAAGTGTTTTCCTTCTCTGTCTGAATCATTCGTTGTTATATAGATTCGTTTGTTGTGTTGCATGCGTCTCATGATTCAACTCGGTTATGTCTCTGTCTCTGCTTGTTAATCATTCTTGTGATAGCTTATGTCTTTGTGTTTGTTTATATCGATCACTTTATAGTTCTTCATGCGTCTCATGcgttgtttgtgtttgtttgtgtctcgtgattcaagagatgattaATCAAAGTGTCTCAATATATCAATCGGTTGTGTTGGATAGTTTATGTCTCTGTCTTTGTTTAAGTCGATCAGTgcttgtgtttgtttgtgtctcgtgattcaagagatgattaATCAAGGTGTCTCAATATATCAATCGGTTGTGTTGGATAGTTTATGTCTATGTCGATCAGTTCTTGTGTTTGTTTATGTCTACTGATTCAAGAGATGATGTCTCAATATTTGTTTCTTCACCTGTCTTCTGTCTGAATCGTTCTAGTGTTGATTATGtttcttgtgtttcttttttAGATGGACGGATAAAGAGAGTTGGAGTTTCTTCAAAGAAGAGGTCTGTGGTTTGGACGGATGAAGAGGTAAGCAATTTCAGGTTAGATAAATTTCAACTGTGAATTGATTGTGAATGTGAACTGAAGGTTCTTTGATTGCCAATCTGGTTAGATAGAAATTAGGTAGATAGCAATTAGGTAGAATTGAAATGAGTTAGATAAATGTCAACCGAAAGTTAAAAGTTGAAGTGTGGTTAATGAATTAGATAGAAATGAATGTTAGATAAATGAGTTAGCTAAATGTCAAGTCCATGTGGTTGTGGAACTGATCAAAGCGTTAAACGCTTTCTATCTTCTATTAAACAGattccttcttctctctttctctatcaacctcgttttccttcttctctctctctctttctctcttcttcttagaCAAATTCAGATATGGATTTCAATCcatatatgaatttaaattttcttGATCTTCTTCAAAGTCAACAAGATACTAGCATCAATTTAGAATCCTCCCATGTTCCTTTATTTGGGTCCCAAGAAACTGAAGCTTCAAATTTCAAACCAGACAGTCATGCGGAGAGTAGAGGACGCCGCACGTGGACTCCAACAGATGAAAATGTCCTCATTAGCGCCTGGTTAAACACCAGTAAAGACCATGTCGTAGGGAATGAGCAACGGTCGGTTGCTTTCTGTAAAAGGATAGCAACCTACTACTCGGCTAGTCCCAAGATCGCTGAGTGTGACAGAAGAGAGTCATCACAGTGTAAGCAAAGGTGGCACAAGATCAACGACTTGGTGGGCAAGTTTTGTGGAGCTTTTGAAGCAGCAACTCGTGAGAAAATCAGTGGGCAAAACAAGAATGATGTTCTCAAACATGCCCACGAAATCTTCTTCAAcaactacaaaaagaagttcacAATAGAACATGCTTGGAAAGAGCTTAGACATGACCAGAAGTGGTCTGATCTTTCTTCGGCTTGCTCTCAAGGAAATTCCAAAAGGCAGAAGTTAGATAACGGTTTGCACTCAGCCTGCTCTCTAGCTGATGATGGAACGACTCAACCCCCTAGTGTTAAGGCTGCAAAAGCTCGTGGGAAGAAACAAGTAGGCGATGGGAAAGAACTTGATGAGTTTCAGAAAATGTGGAGAATCAAGCAAGAGGATTTGGTTATTAAGGAAAAGCTGTCGAAGATGAAGCTTCTGGACAGAATCATGGCAAAACAAGAACCTCTAGATGCTGATGAAGAAGCTCTGAAGAAGAAGTTAATTAATGAGTTGTTGCTGTGTAATTAGGTCTTGTTCCCCGTTTGGTCCTTAAGTTTTATTATTCTTGTTCATCGTCTATTTCTTAAGTTTAAGTCTCGGTCTAGTTCTTGTAATGGTCTGGTTAGTGAtgatataaaatgttttaagtTAATGTCAATGTTTGTCTTTCTCTTTCGGATTTTATTGTTCTTGTCTCTTTATCTTATCATGCTAATGTGAATATTTGTCTTTGTCTTGGTCAGGATGCTTGCGGGACAGAGTTTTGGCTTTGGAGTCTTGCCTTCGACTGAAGAGAGTCACGGAGTCGACACAGAGATGTCTGGTAGTGTCAAGTGGAGTAAATTGTATGTGTCTTTATGTGTATGTGTCTATTAGTGTCAAGTGGAGCATGTGTCTTTATGTGTCTGTTAGTGTCAAGTGGAGATGTTTGGTAGTGTCAAGTGGATTAAACTGTATGTGTCTTTATGTGTATGTGTCTGTTAGTGTCACGGACTTTGTGTGTCTATATGCATTCTATTTTTATGTCACGGACTTTGTGTGTCTATGTGTGTCTAAATGCATCTTCTCTATTTATAACAACAACAAACTCATCTTCTCTCTATATCCAACGCAAAAACTATAAGTCATCTCCTCTCGTCAAACAAAACAACGACAAACTCATCTTCTGTCCATCAAACAACAAAGCATCAAACCATCTATCGTAATTCCAAAGAACCAAGATACGCTTCTCTCGTAAACACCAAAGCCATCACTTATCTTTTTAAACCCCAAAACCATCTTTATCTTTCAAACACCAAAACCATCttatctttttttctcttaaagCCATCTCTTTAATCACCATATATGGCTTATTCTTCtcaaaatactttagatgaatCTTTTGATGATGCATTTGATGAGCTCTTTCATCAACATTTTTATCAAGCCTTTGAGAATTTAACCATTCAtcgtgatcaagaagaacgaagaaagaaaagaaaaaaacaagcgtatatcgaaagaaatcgtgaggaagggaatgattatttcagtgataCTCCAACGTATCCTGAAAATTTCTTCCGTCGacgttttagaatgaacaaaCCATTGTTTATGCGCATTTTTGATCATCTCTCCAATGAAGTTCAATACTTTAAGGAAAAGCAAGATGGTCTCGGAAGGATTAGTATATATCCCCTTCAAAAGTGTACTGCAGCCATTCGTGTGTTGGCATATGGTTATGCGGCTGATGCGGTCGACGAATAACTCCGGCTCGGTGAAACAACAACTCGGTTATGCGTGGAAAATTTCGTGGAaggaattatatatttgtttggcgatgagtacctaagaagaccaataccggctgatcttcaacgtctacttgatgTTGGAGAGTATCGTGGATTTCCCGgaatgataggaagcatcgattgtatgcattgggagtggaagaattgttccaccgcttggaaagggcaatattctcgtggttcgggtaaaccaacaatcgttttagaggcggttgcttcatacgatctctggatatgacacacGTTTTTTGGACCGCCATGTACCttaaacgatatcaatgttcttgatcgctcacctgtttttgatgacataataaaaggtCATACTCCGGAAGTCACTTACtatgtcaatggaagagagtattATTTgacttactatctcaccgatggtatttatccgaaatggacaacttttatccaatctattcaactaccacaagggccgaaagcagttttatttgctcaacgtcaagaagctgtccgaaaggatgtcgagcgtgcttttggagtcttgcaagctcgctttgccaATGTTTAAAATCCGGtacttttttgggataaagtcaaaataGGGAAGATTATGCGAGCATGTAttatactccataatatgatagtagaagacgaatgAGATGGATACATTCAGTTTGATCCTTCGGAGTTCCAACAAGCAAAAGACAACGGAAGTTCACAGTCGATCTCGATTTCTCCACAGATATgcctacaaatatcgccaatatgatgggtgttcgaactagaattTGTGATAGACAgatgcatcaacaactgaaagatGATTTAGTTGAACATGTATGGTTTAAATTTGGCcgtgatgaagacaacaactgagctcAGACTCTTCTTTCAAATTTTCTCGTTTGTTAAACTAatctttgttttcatgttttaatttcaaaat
The window above is part of the Brassica napus cultivar Da-Ae chromosome C3, Da-Ae, whole genome shotgun sequence genome. Proteins encoded here:
- the LOC106404402 gene encoding glutathione S-transferase T3-like gives rise to the protein MDFNPYMNLNFLDLLQSQQDTSINLESSHVPLFGSQETEASNFKPDSHAESRGRRTWTPTDENVLISAWLNTSKDHVVGNEQRSVAFCKRIATYYSASPKIAECDRRESSQCKQRWHKINDLVGKFCGAFEAATREKISGQNKNDVLKHAHEIFFNNYKKKFTIEHAWKELRHDQKWSDLSSACSQGNSKRQKLDNGLHSACSLADDGTTQPPSVKAAKARGKKQVGDGKELDEFQKMWRIKQEDLVIKEKLSKMKLLDRIMAKQEPLDADEEALKKKLINELLLCN